One Brassica napus cultivar Da-Ae chromosome A1, Da-Ae, whole genome shotgun sequence genomic region harbors:
- the LOC106387390 gene encoding uncharacterized protein At4g29660 yields the protein MQSQGIWSTLWRKYADYKYNKFERFAVWEMIEPYRRPKTFTALITIYVAAFYTGVIGAAVTEQLYKEKFWEEHPGKTVPLMKPLYYRGPWRVYRGEAIASDASSSQ from the exons ATGCAATCCCAAGGAATATGGAGCACGCTATGGAGGAAATACGCAGACTATAAGTACAACAAGTTCGAGAGGTTCGCTGTCTGGGAGATGATCGAGCCTTACCGTCGACCCAAAACCTTCACAGCTTTGATTACTATCTACGTCGCCGCCTTTTACACCGGCGTCATCGGGGCTGCGGTTACAGAGCAGCTTTACAAG GAGAAGTTTTGGGAAGAGCACCCAGGCAAAACGGTGCCTCTGATGAAGCCATTGTACTATCGAGGACCATGGAGGGTTTATCGTGGTGAAGCTATTGCTTCTGATGCTAGCAGCAGCCAGTGA